CTCCCACCATTCGGGAAAACCAATAATAGTGAAGCATCCTGAGGCTTCGTGTCCTGACCGTCCACACGCAGTACAGTGTCGAGAAGGATCTCTATTGCCTGGTCTCGAGTTTTCTTTCGAAGTGTTTTGTGTGGAGGAGTTTGTTGAAAATCTTGTTTAAGCCGAGAAACCCATGACTGGCGTTTCATGACTTACCGTTGAACGTATGATCTCGTTCTGGGAAACTGTTCTGGGAAACTCTTTGGTAGACACTATCAAGGTCTGGAAGAGGAGTAATTGCGGAAATTTGAGAACGGATTACTCCATGAGTTACGTCATCTAGGCCAGAGAGGAAGTCATGAACCCGTCgagtttctatttctttctctcttgCGGAACTCAAGTCGCACTCGCACTTCCCACAGCTACATTGTTTCGAGTTCATACAATCAGCGATTCCATCCCAGATTTTATTTAATCGACCGAAGTAATCATCAATTGATGAACCGGTTTGCTTGCAATTTGCTAAAGCGTTCCTTAGTTGCTGTAGGCGTGCTCCACTCTTGAGAGAATAACGTTTTTTAATCATCTCCCACAAGTCCTTTGCGTTTTCTCGAGTTGAAATTAATGATCGAATTTTTGGTTCGATCGTTTGTTTTATCCATCCGACAATAAGACGATTGTTTGCTATCCAATCTTCAAGGTAGGATGAATCGGCTGCCGGTTTTGGAAGACTGCCGTCAAGGAAACCAAACTTCTTTCGTGAGATGATAGCCATACGAAAGTTGATGGCCCATTCATCATAATTCAATCCATTGAGAAGCGGTTGAGATATTATGGCTCCAGGATTATCATTAGATGAAAGATCGTATGGTGAAATCGTTTTGTATTTGAGATCACCGGTTTGTGTGATAGACATCGTTTGTGATGTAGATGAATAGCTTCTTTTTCAAGTTTTTGAAAGAAGAAGTCGAGAATAAGGAATAAGGTGATGGTCTTGCAGTTTTGCAAAAGATCAACATGAGGATAAAATATGGCACACCATCTCAAGCAACTCAAAATCATCGATCAACTCCTTCAAATCATCGGAGTCCCGACGGTATTTATCTTTGTCAACGTAAATACACATTAGAAATCATCACGGAGTGTGGTTTACTCGGTTGTAAGCCTGCTGGTTCTCCTATGGATCAAAACCACAAGTTGGGACGTGCTGATGGAGCCTTTCTAGCTGATCCTGAACGTTATCGACGCCTTACTGGACGTCCCATTTATCTTTTAGCCACTCGGCCTGATCTTGCTTATTCAGTATACATTCTTTCACAGTTCATGCAAAAGCCACGAGAAGAACATTGGATTGCTGCTTTGAAGACTGTGCGATATTTGAAAGGCACAGTAGGACAGGGTGTTCTTTTCAGAGCCGAACCCACCTTCTTTGTCACCGGCTGGTGCGACGCAGATTGGGGCGCATGCCCTACGACTCGTCGATCGCTTTCTGGCTGGATTATTCAGTTTGGGACATCTCCTATAACATGGAAGACTAAGAAACAAGATGCAGTCTGTCTCTTGTCTACGGAAGCCGAGTTCCGTGCTATGAAAGCTATTACACAAGAGCTTATTTGGATTAAACACCTTCTCATCGAACTTGGTATACATCATCCTGCTCCAATGACGATATGTTGTGATAATAAATCTGCTTTACACATAGGTGCTAATCCGGTTTTACatgagaaaacaaaatatatgggTATCATCTGCAAATTTGTTCGTGAGGCAATCACTAAATGGATCATCAAGACGACTTATGTTTCCACTCATGATCAGTTCACAGACATTTTAACTAAGGTATTGGGACGCAGAAAGTTTGATGCATTTCTTCTCAAGTTAGGCATCAATAACATTCATGCTCTAACTTGAGAGAAGGGGGATAGATAAGTTAGgaattatataaatttgttttagaTAAGGTTTATCTATGTTTTTCCTATTATATTGGGACTTTGCTAATTTTGGTATATAAACCAAGCTTATTGATCAATAAAATTCAACTGACTTTTGATTCTAAACTAGATTTCAGTATACATAAGTTATGTTCGTTTGTATGCCGCAACGACATgcaatttacgacgaaaaataatatttgtttattatcGCAGGTTTTGTTATTACAATCTGCGGtcaattttttacattttaaccGCTATATTTTCCAGCGATTTAAAATTGTGTTTTGCGACTATTTTTGATTTACAACTTAATCTCGTGATAAAAAAATGAACAACAATCTCCGATCAATCCCAAGTCGTATGCCACATATAGGGCCAGACTAGTTTTGTGTAGAAATTTTTTTCAATAGACGATTTCCTAAACTAAACGAAATTTGATTACTAAACATGATGGAGTCAGTGTCGGCAATTAGTAAATTTCGAACAttgaaaactaaattttaaactcaaatataataGAATTTCTGTTTTTGATAAACGCTATTTGAAACTATTTCTCTAGCCTATTTATTTGTATACCAGTTAATACTTCATTGTGTGTATGCCGACAGGCATCTTCGCTTAAACACTCGCACTAAACTTAAGTCACGTGTGTCAAAGTATAATTATTATAACAAACGAAAGCAACGGCTAAGATCTATTTCTCATGTGTTATCGTTTGACGATTTGTTATTATAATTTAGAGAAATAACTAATCAAATGGAAGGCTAAAAATTAAAGAAGGTTCAGGAAACAACTCGACCTATCATTTCTCATCATCCTCTCCTATAAGTAGATACGTCGATCCTTCATTACATCATCAAGCTTCTACTGAAGATCCAACTTTAAGTTTAACCTTTGTTTCATACTTCAGATCCTCCTCTTTCACTCAAACACTGAAATCTTTAGAAATGGCAACGGCGTCGTTTAACATGCAGACAGTCTTCGCCGGTGGAACTCGCAAGATCAACACAAAC
This region of Brassica napus cultivar Da-Ae chromosome C5, Da-Ae, whole genome shotgun sequence genomic DNA includes:
- the LOC125587241 gene encoding secreted RxLR effector protein 161-like; this translates as MDQNHKLGRADGAFLADPERYRRLTGRPIYLLATRPDLAYSVYILSQFMQKPREEHWIAALKTVRYLKGTVGQGVLFRAEPTFFVTGWCDADWGACPTTRRSLSGWIIQFGTSPITWKTKKQDAVCLLSTEAEFRAMKAITQELIWIKHLLIELGIHHPAPMTICCDNKSALHIGANPVLHEKTKYMGIICKFVREAITKWIIKTTYVSTHDQFTDILTKVLGRRKFDAFLLKLGINNIHALT